Proteins from a single region of Thermodesulfovibrionia bacterium:
- a CDS encoding radical SAM protein: MSKNIIAKVFEAVKALITRRVVIRCDNIPYEFNNVPLRKIVNWILVELSVYFKPQRPWGWPTHFQIEPANTCNLSCVLCPVYEGMDRKSGMLDIAVFRKLIDEAGDYIFLILLWDWGEPFMNPDVYSMISYAKKKGIKVVSSTNGHFFVKEENADRLIRSGIDSIIFAMDGITQETYSRYRSGGELESVIKALSTVVSRKRDLNSKTPFINLRFIPMKHNEHEMPELKDMARSIGVDALTIKTLNPCTNDTYALKRPGKDRSPQDLMPDNYNHRRFKYKDDGQTLIRRKKNPCKQLWNSPVIHWDGTVCFCTYDYNDKYALGSIKGETFWNVWSGRSYRDVRRQFRYDWEQMAMCSACSYAYEGGSCIDETIADAFFFGPEKGV; the protein is encoded by the coding sequence ATGTCAAAGAATATCATTGCAAAGGTTTTTGAGGCGGTTAAAGCATTAATAACGAGGAGGGTCGTGATCAGGTGCGACAACATACCTTATGAGTTCAATAACGTTCCTTTAAGGAAGATAGTGAACTGGATTCTTGTGGAGTTGTCCGTATATTTCAAGCCCCAGAGGCCGTGGGGATGGCCGACCCACTTTCAGATAGAGCCGGCAAATACATGCAACCTGAGCTGCGTTCTCTGCCCGGTATACGAGGGGATGGATCGTAAATCAGGGATGCTGGATATTGCCGTCTTCAGGAAGCTTATCGATGAGGCCGGAGACTACATATTCCTCATCCTACTCTGGGACTGGGGCGAGCCGTTTATGAACCCGGATGTCTACAGCATGATCTCATATGCAAAGAAGAAGGGGATAAAGGTGGTGTCAAGCACCAACGGGCACTTTTTTGTCAAAGAAGAGAATGCAGACAGGTTGATACGGTCCGGCATAGATTCAATCATATTTGCAATGGACGGGATAACGCAGGAGACTTACAGCCGGTACCGAAGCGGCGGAGAACTTGAATCCGTCATTAAAGCTTTAAGCACGGTTGTGTCGAGAAAGCGGGACTTAAACTCAAAGACGCCTTTTATAAATCTTCGTTTTATACCTATGAAGCATAATGAGCATGAGATGCCGGAGCTGAAAGATATGGCGAGGTCAATAGGCGTTGACGCGTTGACCATCAAGACATTGAACCCGTGCACCAACGATACCTATGCGCTGAAGAGGCCCGGAAAGGACAGGAGCCCCCAGGACCTGATGCCTGATAATTATAATCATAGAAGGTTTAAGTATAAGGATGACGGGCAGACGCTCATACGGAGAAAGAAGAACCCCTGCAAACAGTTATGGAACAGCCCTGTCATACACTGGGACGGCACTGTATGCTTCTGCACCTATGACTACAATGATAAATATGCCCTCGGAAGCATAAAAGGCGAGACGTTTTGGAATGTCTGGTCAGGGCGGTCATACCGTGATGTCCGGAGGCAGTTTCGTTACGACTGGGAACAGATGGCCATGTGCAGCGCATGCAGTTATGCCTATGAAGGCGGAAGCTGTATAGACGAGACAATTGCAGATGCGTTTTTCTTCGGGCCTGAAAAGGGCGTGTGA
- a CDS encoding glycosyltransferase, with translation MNESPELSIIIASYNSGSSIRRCLESLRRQDTEAGFEVIVVDSSTDGAASIVENNFPEVRLFTFAERKFCGDARNFGISVARSEIAAFIDADCTAERDWVESIIKAHRSPYPAIGGAIANGDLGSYVGWAGYFCEFSQWMPHTAAGWMADVAGAGMSYKRKVFEDLGCFIEGTYSSDTELHWRLAQSGHLIRFEPSIRISHYCIDNLSDLIRHEFFHGMNFAVVRVKAQDFSKLKRLVYSALFFLIPVRLFLRIGLSNLRNRIYLVQFIKSSPLLLLNLFSWSLGECVGYIKGV, from the coding sequence ATGAATGAAAGCCCTGAACTCTCCATAATCATCGCATCCTATAATTCCGGCAGCAGCATCCGGAGATGCCTGGAGTCATTAAGAAGGCAGGATACGGAAGCTGGTTTTGAGGTCATCGTTGTTGACAGCTCCACTGACGGCGCGGCATCCATTGTTGAAAATAATTTTCCCGAGGTCAGGCTATTTACATTTGCGGAGAGGAAGTTCTGCGGTGATGCGCGCAACTTCGGCATATCCGTGGCAAGGAGTGAAATTGCAGCCTTCATTGATGCCGACTGCACCGCAGAGAGGGACTGGGTTGAGAGCATAATAAAGGCGCACAGGTCGCCTTATCCGGCAATAGGCGGGGCTATCGCAAATGGCGACCTCGGAAGCTATGTCGGCTGGGCAGGATATTTCTGTGAGTTCAGCCAGTGGATGCCGCATACCGCTGCAGGGTGGATGGCTGATGTCGCAGGCGCCGGCATGTCCTACAAGCGTAAGGTCTTTGAAGATCTGGGCTGCTTCATAGAGGGCACTTACTCCTCTGATACGGAGCTTCACTGGAGGCTCGCGCAGTCGGGCCATCTCATAAGGTTTGAGCCTTCAATACGGATATCCCATTACTGTATAGATAATTTATCAGACCTCATCCGGCATGAGTTTTTTCATGGCATGAACTTTGCCGTTGTCCGTGTGAAGGCGCAAGACTTCTCTAAATTGAAACGGCTTGTCTATTCAGCACTTTTCTTTTTAATTCCGGTGAGGCTTTTTCTGAGGATAGGGCTGAGCAATTTAAGGAATAGAATATATCTGGTACAATTCATAAAATCGTCACCGCTTCTTCTTTTAAACCTTTTTTCATGGTCACTGGGGGAATGTGTGGGATATATAAAAGGGGTATAA
- a CDS encoding oligosaccharide flippase family protein, which translates to MKNSNIVNLVTSRSAKDLSLVITGNVSAAGLGFLAVLLISRELSVSDFGLFNMALSIMIIVSRLAELGMEAPIVKFTSSYLAANRAADADSVLRMAFRIRLATALIFAVLTFIAADMISTRLYDYPDLAPLIKLVSSGVLGIAVFGYIRSALHAYQLFRRSVMLQLLVDLAKFLAVAAMIFLFRGIDTFSAVSAFVFAPLLGVLLGFRELRGKLFPEKIVVKNLLSRFVSYSKWRFVSNICVTVLPYIGIFMIAKMADSKAAGIYGLAVNLTLIFPIITSSLVTVLLPRVSRFRQADEFRYYLKVALKVSLYIAIAALPMLFISDKIIPFFFGERYLETVPIFNWLLFSAIATATNGTIRVALFSIEKPNVVASVDTLKILLMASGCYILIPLFGTLAPAILALILNICAIFFTAVYVFRHISKGVIAVEEEEFVQPY; encoded by the coding sequence ATGAAGAATTCTAACATAGTCAATCTTGTAACATCCCGCTCGGCAAAAGACCTCTCTTTGGTCATCACCGGAAACGTTTCAGCTGCCGGCCTGGGGTTCCTTGCGGTCCTGCTCATCTCAAGGGAGCTCTCAGTGAGCGATTTCGGACTATTTAATATGGCCCTGTCTATCATGATAATCGTCTCCAGGCTGGCCGAGTTAGGAATGGAGGCGCCGATCGTGAAGTTCACTTCATCTTATCTTGCGGCAAACAGGGCAGCTGATGCCGACAGCGTGCTCCGCATGGCATTCCGCATAAGGCTGGCCACCGCCCTTATCTTTGCGGTATTGACCTTCATTGCCGCTGACATGATCTCTACAAGGCTGTATGACTACCCCGATCTGGCCCCGCTCATCAAACTGGTATCATCCGGGGTACTCGGCATCGCTGTATTCGGATATATAAGGTCAGCGCTCCACGCTTATCAGCTCTTCAGAAGGTCGGTCATGCTTCAGCTACTGGTGGACCTTGCCAAGTTCCTGGCGGTGGCTGCCATGATATTCCTGTTCAGAGGCATAGACACATTCTCTGCTGTTTCCGCTTTTGTATTCGCACCCCTGTTGGGGGTCCTTCTGGGCTTCAGGGAACTCAGGGGCAAGCTCTTTCCGGAGAAGATAGTTGTGAAGAACCTCCTGAGCAGGTTTGTTTCATACAGCAAGTGGCGGTTTGTAAGCAATATCTGTGTTACTGTCCTGCCATATATCGGGATATTCATGATTGCAAAGATGGCAGACAGCAAGGCAGCCGGCATATACGGGCTTGCTGTAAACCTTACACTGATCTTTCCGATAATAACCAGCTCCCTTGTTACTGTACTGCTCCCCAGGGTATCGAGGTTCAGGCAGGCGGATGAGTTCAGGTATTATCTTAAAGTCGCGCTCAAGGTCTCACTTTACATAGCCATAGCCGCTCTTCCTATGCTCTTCATATCCGACAAGATAATCCCCTTCTTCTTTGGTGAGCGCTATCTCGAGACTGTGCCCATATTCAACTGGCTCCTCTTCAGTGCCATAGCTACGGCGACCAACGGAACAATACGCGTGGCATTGTTCTCTATAGAGAAGCCGAACGTAGTGGCTTCCGTAGATACGCTCAAGATACTGCTTATGGCCTCAGGATGCTATATCCTCATACCCCTGTTCGGCACGCTTGCCCCCGCTATCCTCGCACTTATATTAAATATATGCGCGATCTTCTTCACCGCCGTCTATGTCTTCAGGCATATAAGCAAGGGCGTTATAGCCGTAGAGGAAGAGGAGTTTGTTCAGCCGTATTGA
- a CDS encoding glycosyltransferase family 4 protein, with product MTDRPLSFCMITTFYPPYNFGGDGIFIHRLSNELARNGHKVDVIHCIDSYRLLSGREPEQGYDDHPNVTVHGLKSRAGFLSPLLTHQTGIPFFKSSRIKEILKKGFDVIHYHNISLVGGPRVLQYGEGVKLYTMYEYWLLCPTHLLFRFNREACQKKHCMLCSLIYRIPPQLWRYTGMLKRNVRHVDAFLAMSHFCKDIHEKIGLDIPVRYLPSFSSSEGIADNLSEEAGHNMPERPYFLFTGRLVRLKGLHTLITVFRNYRKADLLIAGAGSDEPKLKKLAQGIPNIHFLGYVSDTRLSSLYRQAAALIVSSVCFEVSPLVIMEAFREKTPVIVRNIGGMPELVQESGGGLIYETDDELVDAMESLLENRSGRDELGMKGYEAYCKNWTAQAHVNQYLELIREIADAGGKGINEK from the coding sequence ATGACAGATCGCCCTCTCAGTTTCTGCATGATCACAACATTCTATCCGCCTTACAATTTCGGCGGGGATGGGATATTCATTCACAGGTTGTCTAATGAACTGGCGCGTAACGGGCATAAGGTTGATGTAATCCACTGTATTGATTCATACCGTCTTCTGTCAGGCCGGGAGCCGGAGCAGGGCTATGACGACCATCCGAACGTGACTGTGCACGGGCTCAAAAGCAGGGCCGGCTTCCTGTCCCCCTTGCTGACACATCAGACAGGCATTCCTTTCTTTAAATCATCCCGCATAAAGGAGATACTGAAGAAGGGTTTTGACGTTATCCATTATCACAACATCTCGCTTGTCGGCGGCCCAAGGGTATTACAGTATGGAGAGGGCGTCAAGCTTTATACGATGTATGAGTACTGGCTGCTCTGCCCCACGCACCTCCTGTTCAGGTTCAATCGTGAAGCATGTCAAAAAAAACATTGCATGCTCTGCAGCCTTATTTACAGAATACCGCCGCAGTTGTGGAGGTATACAGGTATGCTGAAGAGAAACGTTAGGCATGTGGATGCCTTTTTAGCGATGAGCCATTTCTGCAAAGATATCCATGAAAAGATAGGGCTTGATATACCTGTCAGGTATCTGCCGAGCTTCTCCTCCTCTGAAGGGATAGCGGATAACCTGTCAGAAGAAGCGGGCCATAATATGCCGGAGAGGCCTTATTTCCTTTTTACAGGACGTCTGGTGAGATTGAAAGGCCTTCATACGCTTATCACCGTCTTTCGTAATTACAGGAAAGCGGACCTGCTTATTGCAGGCGCCGGCAGTGATGAGCCAAAGCTTAAAAAGCTGGCACAGGGCATACCCAATATCCATTTCCTTGGCTATGTCTCAGACACCCGGCTCAGTTCACTCTACCGTCAGGCAGCTGCATTGATCGTTTCGTCTGTATGTTTTGAAGTCAGCCCGTTAGTGATCATGGAGGCTTTCAGAGAGAAGACCCCTGTCATTGTGAGAAATATCGGAGGTATGCCGGAACTCGTCCAAGAGAGTGGCGGCGGGCTGATATATGAAACGGATGATGAACTGGTGGACGCGATGGAGAGTCTCCTGGAGAACAGATCAGGTCGGGATGAGCTTGGCATGAAAGGATACGAGGCATATTGCAAGAACTGGACAGCTCAAGCCCATGTTAATCAGTACCTTGAGCTGATACGGGAGATAGCGGATGCCGGTGGTAAGGGCATAAATGAAAAATAG
- a CDS encoding isocitrate/isopropylmalate family dehydrogenase translates to MDDYLKIEKALNGKPQRWSDQIFEPSAEKCIRDGKYIVGVLEGEGIGPEIISAALIVLSALESKGECSFEVRKGGPIGRDAELQYGKALCDPVVDFCRDIFSKGGAVLAGPGGGRFVYDMRREFDLFCKISPIRGFEELRNTCRIPHRYLTGTDIILIRENSSGIYQGRWSETVTGKDGRRAEHSFCYTEREVCRILKVAAKTAQLRQGEITVVFKDAGIPSISRLWHDCMLKIASEFGVRSRLMDIDYAAYYLIQHSQELDVVVSPNLFGDILSDVGGVLLGSRALSYSGNFSEDGSGVYQTNHGAGYDIAGTGRANPIGQIFSLAMMLRESFGLMKEALLIESAVTHVWRQGWRTADLAEDSCRLAGTQEMGELIAETITRMYSSIEKG, encoded by the coding sequence ATGGATGATTATTTAAAAATTGAAAAGGCATTGAATGGTAAGCCTCAGCGCTGGAGCGATCAGATATTTGAGCCTTCTGCGGAAAAGTGTATACGTGATGGGAAATATATCGTAGGGGTGCTGGAAGGCGAGGGTATAGGCCCTGAAATAATAAGTGCTGCCTTAATTGTGCTTTCTGCGCTTGAATCAAAAGGAGAGTGCAGTTTTGAGGTCAGGAAGGGAGGCCCGATAGGCCGGGATGCAGAATTGCAGTATGGAAAAGCACTCTGCGATCCGGTGGTTGATTTCTGCAGAGATATCTTTTCAAAAGGCGGAGCAGTTCTGGCCGGCCCCGGAGGCGGACGGTTTGTTTATGACATGCGCAGGGAGTTTGACCTTTTCTGCAAAATAAGCCCGATAAGGGGCTTTGAAGAGCTCCGAAATACATGCCGGATACCCCATAGGTATCTAACCGGCACTGACATCATTTTGATCCGTGAAAATTCTTCCGGTATATATCAGGGCCGGTGGAGCGAGACGGTGACCGGTAAGGATGGGAGAAGAGCGGAGCACTCCTTCTGCTATACCGAAAGGGAAGTCTGCAGGATCTTGAAAGTCGCGGCAAAAACAGCTCAACTGAGGCAGGGGGAGATAACTGTAGTATTCAAGGATGCCGGCATTCCTTCCATCAGCAGGCTATGGCATGATTGCATGCTTAAGATCGCATCTGAATTCGGTGTCAGGAGCAGGTTAATGGATATTGATTATGCCGCTTATTACCTGATACAGCATTCTCAGGAGCTGGATGTCGTTGTGTCCCCGAATCTCTTCGGAGATATACTCTCTGATGTTGGCGGAGTTCTGCTTGGTTCAAGAGCGCTTTCTTATTCCGGGAATTTTTCAGAAGATGGGTCAGGGGTATATCAGACAAATCATGGTGCCGGATATGATATAGCCGGCACCGGCCGTGCCAACCCCATTGGACAGATATTTTCTCTGGCCATGATGCTGCGTGAAAGTTTTGGGCTTATGAAAGAGGCTTTGCTCATTGAAAGCGCTGTTACACATGTCTGGCGTCAGGGATGGCGGACTGCTGACCTGGCAGAGGATTCCTGCCGTCTGGCAGGAACGCAGGAGATGGGAGAACTGATAGCAGAAACCATAACCCGGATGTACAGTTCAATTGAAAAGGGATGA
- a CDS encoding aldehyde dehydrogenase family protein, whose protein sequence is MKPVLLLVDLQNDFLRTRSLEPAAGKVIERASALLAGCRSSGIPVIHIWTTVRPGGEIYMPHWKRLEKMPCIDGTEGHAVPISLQPVRSEKIVHKAFFSAFEDGVLDNLLDSLKSDTILIAGLYLHGCIRATVLDAYQRGYKIFVAEDAVSSNDPLHSAVTRRYLEKRAADFIPVCDMLSFSGKKEENYMHGDNAPALLPAMVIADAPAEIGSSECFEHISPRGKNESLWRVPICGDKQVSEATSVAYESWLEWRDTPLSYRAEKLRCLSVLLEAESRELSEQMAYEIGKPVAYGEAEVARSIALLKAVSQHASDRLLRKCSTGSRLRYRPQGVIAAITPWNNPLAIPLGKIAPALIYGNTVVWKPALEASSIALRIMNLLKSAGCQPGTVNLVCGNRSTASALMYDERVDAVTLTGSLAAGYSAQDICAGRHIPLQAELGGNNASIVCSDYDLKEAALKVAEAAFGSAGQRCTANRRVIVMSRCYDDFLKHLIQKVRDLAWGDPIEQKTQVGPLISSASCSRVDAAVSRAMEGARDVFVPHRKTREYEELACTGMYYPPTIICCDDNLHEIVQEETFGPVLVVQRAIDWDHAVALCNGVKQGLVASVFTASKRMQKKFLNDAQAGILKINSATADAGVEEPFGGWKASGIGPPEHGVSDREFYTRTQTVYY, encoded by the coding sequence ATGAAGCCGGTACTTTTGCTGGTTGACCTGCAGAATGATTTTTTGCGGACGCGTTCCCTTGAACCTGCGGCCGGCAAGGTTATTGAGCGTGCCTCTGCACTTCTCGCCGGGTGCAGATCATCAGGGATACCTGTGATCCATATATGGACGACGGTAAGGCCAGGCGGTGAGATCTATATGCCTCACTGGAAACGACTTGAGAAGATGCCATGCATAGATGGGACAGAAGGGCATGCTGTTCCAATATCCCTTCAGCCTGTCAGATCAGAAAAGATCGTTCATAAGGCCTTTTTCAGCGCTTTTGAAGATGGCGTGCTTGATAATCTTCTGGATTCGCTGAAATCTGATACAATTCTGATTGCAGGTTTATACCTTCATGGATGTATCAGGGCTACGGTCCTTGACGCTTACCAGAGAGGCTATAAAATATTTGTTGCAGAAGATGCTGTTTCCAGTAATGACCCGCTTCATTCTGCGGTGACCCGCCGTTACCTTGAGAAGAGGGCGGCAGATTTTATTCCGGTCTGCGATATGCTGTCTTTCTCAGGCAAAAAAGAAGAGAATTACATGCATGGCGATAATGCTCCGGCTTTGCTTCCTGCAATGGTTATCGCCGATGCCCCGGCAGAGATCGGTTCATCAGAGTGTTTTGAGCATATATCCCCAAGGGGGAAGAATGAGAGCCTGTGGAGAGTTCCGATCTGCGGGGATAAGCAGGTATCGGAGGCAACCTCTGTTGCGTATGAGAGCTGGTTGGAATGGAGGGACACGCCTCTTTCATATCGTGCCGAGAAATTAAGATGTCTTTCTGTTTTGCTTGAGGCAGAGTCACGGGAGCTATCGGAACAGATGGCGTATGAGATCGGCAAGCCGGTTGCTTATGGAGAGGCTGAAGTAGCGCGGAGCATTGCATTGCTTAAGGCTGTATCACAGCATGCGTCAGACAGATTGCTGAGAAAATGCAGCACAGGATCCCGGCTCCGTTACCGGCCTCAGGGCGTTATCGCTGCAATAACACCGTGGAATAATCCGTTGGCGATCCCGCTTGGAAAGATCGCTCCCGCATTGATATATGGAAACACTGTTGTATGGAAACCTGCTCTTGAGGCATCATCAATTGCCCTAAGAATAATGAATCTCCTGAAGTCAGCGGGATGCCAGCCCGGTACGGTTAATCTGGTATGCGGTAACCGCTCAACCGCTTCAGCTTTAATGTATGATGAGCGTGTAGATGCCGTGACGCTGACAGGGTCTCTGGCAGCAGGTTATTCGGCACAGGATATCTGTGCAGGGCGGCATATTCCTTTACAGGCCGAATTGGGAGGGAATAATGCATCGATAGTCTGTTCGGATTATGATCTTAAAGAGGCTGCCCTTAAGGTTGCAGAGGCCGCATTTGGTTCAGCCGGCCAGAGGTGTACCGCTAACCGGAGGGTAATTGTCATGAGCCGATGCTATGATGACTTTTTAAAACACCTTATTCAAAAGGTGAGAGATCTTGCGTGGGGCGATCCGATAGAACAGAAGACACAGGTTGGTCCCCTGATATCTTCTGCGTCATGTTCTCGGGTCGATGCAGCGGTATCAAGGGCAATGGAAGGGGCAAGAGATGTTTTTGTGCCGCATCGCAAGACACGCGAATATGAAGAACTTGCCTGTACGGGTATGTATTATCCTCCAACCATCATATGCTGTGACGATAATTTGCATGAGATAGTCCAGGAAGAGACTTTCGGCCCGGTACTCGTGGTGCAGAGAGCAATTGACTGGGATCATGCAGTAGCACTCTGTAACGGGGTAAAGCAGGGCCTCGTGGCGTCAGTATTCACGGCTTCAAAGCGGATGCAGAAGAAATTCCTGAATGATGCACAGGCCGGGATACTGAAGATCAATAGCGCAACCGCAGATGCAGGAGTAGAAGAGCCGTTTGGAGGCTGGAAGGCATCTGGTATCGGGCCGCCTGAACATGGAGTGAGTGACCGTGAATTTTACACCCGTACCCAGACAGTATATTATTAA
- a CDS encoding glycosyltransferase family 2 protein, producing the protein MDNSPFVSVIIPAHNSGAFIERCISAVLTSSYPSYEVIVVDDASTDDTAETARRLGATVIHLTEQSGPSAARNYAVSKAMGEIIFFVDSDVEIKSGTISRVADSFQKSPDIAALFGSYDDEPAEKNFLSQYKNLFHHYIHQQSSSDARTFWAGCGAIRKDIFKKMGGFDHACFAKPSIEDIEIGLRIKEAGYRILLDKELQVKHLKQWRLKSFLRAEIIYRAIPWSNLILENNEKINDLNLKTSHRVSAGLTGLSVLLLPFSLVKPQLLYSIFIFQALVLLFNIRMYRFFFERRGLIFAVRVFLMQVLYYLYSGATFVICWIMYRFLSKKLSYD; encoded by the coding sequence ATGGACAACAGCCCTTTTGTTTCGGTCATCATACCGGCGCATAATTCCGGCGCATTTATAGAGCGGTGCATATCTGCCGTCCTGACATCATCATATCCATCTTATGAGGTCATAGTCGTGGATGACGCCTCTACCGATGATACGGCTGAAACAGCCCGAAGGCTCGGGGCAACGGTCATTCATCTGACAGAACAGTCAGGCCCCTCAGCCGCCCGTAATTATGCCGTATCAAAGGCCATGGGAGAGATCATCTTCTTTGTTGACTCCGATGTTGAGATAAAGAGCGGGACCATATCAAGGGTAGCAGATAGCTTTCAGAAGAGTCCTGATATAGCGGCGCTCTTCGGCTCTTATGATGATGAACCTGCTGAAAAGAACTTTTTATCACAGTACAAGAACCTCTTTCACCATTACATACATCAGCAGTCAAGCAGCGATGCCAGGACATTCTGGGCCGGCTGCGGCGCTATACGCAAGGATATCTTTAAGAAGATGGGAGGTTTTGACCATGCCTGCTTTGCAAAGCCTTCTATAGAGGATATAGAGATCGGCTTAAGGATAAAGGAGGCGGGATACAGGATTCTTCTGGACAAGGAACTGCAGGTCAAGCACCTTAAGCAGTGGAGGCTTAAATCGTTTCTCCGTGCCGAGATAATTTACAGGGCCATCCCGTGGTCGAACCTTATCCTTGAGAACAATGAGAAGATCAATGACCTTAACCTCAAGACATCGCACAGGGTGAGTGCCGGGCTTACGGGGCTGTCGGTGCTGCTTCTGCCTTTTTCACTTGTCAAGCCCCAGCTTCTTTACAGTATATTCATCTTTCAGGCGCTTGTCCTTCTTTTTAACATCAGGATGTACCGCTTCTTCTTTGAGCGCAGGGGGCTGATCTTTGCAGTGCGGGTTTTTCTGATGCAGGTTCTTTATTACCTGTACAGCGGAGCCACGTTTGTAATATGCTGGATCATGTACAGGTTTCTCAGCAAGAAACTGAGCTATGATTAG
- a CDS encoding type IV pilus twitching motility protein PilT, with protein sequence MSTQSLYDLLEILVKKGGSDLHISSGSPPRMRIDGELIPANDIILTPADTKTLLYSVLTEKQKNKFEETNELDLSFGVKGLCRFRANMFMQRGAMSAALRTIPYDIMPFDKLGLPPVVSEEFTTKLRGLILVTGPTGSGKSSTLAAIIDKINKEHQGHIITIEDPIEFLHNHQKCLVNQREVGSDTASFKNALRYILRQDPDVVLIGEMRDLETVEAALTIAETGHLTFGTLHTNTSIQTITRILDIFPTAQQAQVKVQLSFVLEGIISQNLLAKKGGGRCMAAEVFVPTPGIRNLIREGKIEQIYSMMQTGQSKYGMQTMNQALLKLFREGSIDKEQAITTSPLPEELEKMMGSGAAGVKPSGSFQR encoded by the coding sequence ATGTCAACTCAATCGTTATATGACCTGCTTGAAATTCTTGTTAAAAAAGGCGGTTCTGACCTTCATATAAGTTCCGGGTCTCCTCCGCGTATGAGGATAGACGGCGAGCTCATCCCTGCAAATGATATTATCCTTACTCCTGCTGATACAAAAACACTTCTGTACAGTGTTCTTACTGAGAAGCAGAAGAATAAGTTTGAAGAGACAAACGAACTTGACCTCTCTTTCGGCGTGAAGGGCCTTTGCCGTTTCAGGGCGAATATGTTCATGCAGAGGGGCGCGATGTCCGCAGCCTTAAGGACGATACCTTACGATATAATGCCGTTTGACAAACTCGGCCTGCCGCCCGTAGTAAGCGAAGAGTTCACAACAAAGCTCAGGGGCCTCATTCTTGTGACAGGCCCTACCGGCTCAGGAAAATCATCAACGCTTGCCGCAATAATCGACAAGATAAACAAAGAGCACCAGGGGCATATCATAACTATTGAAGACCCGATAGAATTCCTTCATAACCATCAGAAGTGCCTTGTGAATCAGAGAGAGGTAGGCTCAGATACAGCATCATTTAAGAATGCTTTACGGTACATCCTCAGGCAGGACCCTGATGTTGTCCTCATCGGTGAGATGAGAGACCTTGAGACCGTTGAGGCCGCGCTTACCATCGCGGAGACAGGCCATCTTACTTTCGGCACACTGCATACCAATACATCCATTCAGACTATTACACGTATATTAGATATCTTTCCTACAGCCCAGCAGGCCCAGGTAAAGGTCCAGCTCTCCTTTGTTCTTGAAGGCATAATATCCCAGAATCTCCTGGCAAAAAAAGGCGGCGGGCGGTGCATGGCAGCTGAGGTCTTTGTGCCTACTCCGGGCATAAGAAACCTCATAAGGGAAGGCAAGATAGAGCAGATCTACTCAATGATGCAGACCGGCCAGTCCAAATACGGCATGCAGACGATGAACCAGGCTTTGCTCAAACTTTTCAGGGAAGGCAGCATCGACAAAGAACAGGCGATCACGACCTCTCCTTTGCCGGAAGAGCTCGAAAAGATGATGGGAAGCGGCGCCGCAGGCGTCAAGCCCAGCGGTTCATTTCAGAGGTAA